In Phaeodactylum tricornutum CCAP 1055/1 chromosome 32, whole genome shotgun sequence, a single window of DNA contains:
- the Sec7C gene encoding predicted protein (Sec7-domain expressed protein with distant similarity to plant pattern formation protein and mammalian GDP/GTP exchange factors): protein MIATSSSTATGTKNQSVVAVHGSAATSSSSTASGGLLPHEGHYKDTAGLGSISGSIPIVGGVLTVNDCRKDVDVSDVRRLSRKSIPKTTTSRRGNSSPTEPDVHESSESSSSASSSSSSSATDTNNEDEEEHDEDHSPVSSKRVSVDCAVSMESALASPAVPHVPESVPPTAHCAATQTDALPTAGTGTTRTPHTGSPASAGTTQTLLVPPHVAVRVIKGEIHNVLTVLRADHRYLSHDRFLREEEETRHVVVDELQHLHEALSVWKDTTRDGTIETTHDLPPSGGLPSCATYLPPFLHAIQAREISAPVTGAALNAIHKFLLYGFLLPLPRTDFTDVSPTAEATRGMTMIAQALLQCTFEETTAADEYKHRRGLSSMHTAGGLAQPRGAGSAANAAAKQRQAAQDEKVVLKLLELAALVVRCGVDFDRQLLSSGHIVGLLDTTLHVSHRASRASPLLQSAASDALAQIVLQVFATTSSSTAAVTDNQGTRQTTARLEIWQQLANLLNPATHDERVTVSSLTAVNIALETCRDDLMPDEIILLQNQVCKYLLQWSTSHDTQILSLTLRVIFNLFQSIRNHLKVPLEVFLTSVHLRLLDTTLDEEREIALESLLEFCQEPALMQDLYLNYDCDVACSNLYESLVTALGKTAQPVGYDGNHKRRVGQTDVIALDASTNSEASRSRFATATTAPAVTHLSISLAAPPLNLLNRLAMDGLLAILDSIVRRCDVVPLSTETQQLRSSSLDRVNGSHGSLHSFRTLSSDDIMSEDELDYSNHLTESMLHDRKKRKHALTRVATMFNQDPMGDKWRMLAVEQGVLDSNISVHGVAELLHTAPGLDKSQVGIFLSKGPDKEYPFHAEVRASFASLYDFADLPFALALRKFLSKFRLPGEAQCIDRFMEAFSKELYHQQGASIFANADAVYVLAFSTIMLNTDLHNPTIKEDKRMTSDQFVRNNRGINGGKDLPAEFLKDLYIQIKENQIQVRREVGDLVSRHEHEDTRAAWESILAKSKEVASPFFTPAGRTRRQASRSGLHDKEMFEVLAIAVLRSFPGIFERSWDDAMVVKALRGLQQTAKLAAHFDMNSVFNEILEFLLAKGRDYVTECITMDCIHMDGDTSVVSNSKTAVSNETMDDDETNVPETEQPIPEGLLCSSSSHSYDDITGAAVHRGLLAFDSGFVMVRKNARRVVGAWPLFVECICALRDAKALPVGLSDLDDFADSSGNVLPLSPFAKKSKRSLESYYRVKADPDVSENRKGWFRAFFKKSSKASDDDSLDDHLSTVPDKFDASLHAKVLMAIAEAADIEKVVQMGSAMLPNAETIIASLLQFVEKYPFDSNPIQEQHAVFGLELAARMLLSNRRQAPSLFMMFLKTFEKVFELVSDTNVPSPFFIERIVVTVLRSSIHLYDFDELRPHLRASLHLLTMTLPRTFVRQIADRMACGLAIILRASYHFFETPNDWAFMGDTLDMLANHSVSRVFVFDGIASTVEHAIPVETERAAKGREERPSLSKEASSALARILTRFVLGFYQRDLTLQVPAMLCLEKVYRHKVDLLLDAAVKKTSAECGSKDSVSEFDPLASVPDKDLWQNIAVAVYSVCRSVDVDVSRNGVECFQRIILRTGIDQIAQEKWVAVLYLIINKQPPTTADVSRGNTFSLLGQLLNMVLPSLSYSKDNRDDLVDLIHATASLAQDNLQQGRRGSVSPLFQKTLQTVTYLSNNMVTEEWTGEPEFSAWASETLLHELEKVGAAGASLKNQEAIKRPAATPPAAAKTTPTVLRSNTGEHAQETETHIKREKEVETEIEKSVIHASEELAEPIEDETEEHYASDFEEDDTETSEQYL from the exons ATGATTGCGACGAGTAGCAGTACTGCTACTGGTACAAAGAATCAGTCGGTTGTTGCGGTGCACGGTAGTGcggcaacgtcgtcgtctAGCACTGCGAGTGGTGGACTGTTGCCCCACGAGGGTCACTACAAAGATACGGCGGGTCTCGGTTCCATTTCCGGTTCGATCCCCATCGTTGGTGgagtactcacagtcaacgattGCCGTAAAGACGTCGACGTGTCGGACGTACGTCGGTTGTCCCGCAAATCGATACCGAAGACGACAACATCGCGTCGAGGGAATTCGTCGCCGACAGAGCCGGACGTTCACGAATCTTCCgaatcctcctcctccgccagcagtagtagtagtagtagcgCGACAGACACCAacaacgaggacgaggaggaacACGACGAGGACCATTCGCCAGTCTCATCGAAACGAGTTTCGGTCGATTGTGCGGTATCCATGGAGTCCGCCTTGGCGAGTCCAGCCGTGCCCCACGTTCCCGAGTCCGTCCCGCCGACGGCCCATTGTGCGGCGACCCAGACCGATGCCCTTCCCACGGCCGGAACGGGGACTACACGAACCCCCCACACGGGTTCCCCCGCGTCGGCGGGAACGACGCAGACTCTACTCGTCCCGCCGCACGTGGCGGTCCGGGTCATCAAGGGCGAAATCCATAACGTCCTTACCGTTCTACGCGCCGATCACCGCTATTTATCCCACGATCGATTCCTACGggaggaggaagaaaccCGACACGTCGTCGTGGACGAATTGCAACATTTGCACGAGGCATTGAGTGTGTGGAAAGACACCACTCGTGACGGTACAATCGAGACCACCCACGATCTGCCACCGAGTGGGGGACTGCCTTCGTGTGCGACCTATCTGCCGCCCTTTTTGCACGCCATACAGGCCCGAGAAATCTCCGCTCCCGTCACGGGGGCCGCCTTGAACGCGATTCATAAGTTCCTCCTCTACGGATTCCTATTGCCTCTGCCCCGTACAGACTTTACGGATGTTTCCCCCACAGCGGAAGCCACCCGGGGTATGACGATGATTGCACAAGCCTTGCTCCAATGCACCTTTGAAGAAACCACCGCGGCGGACGAATACAAGCACCGAAGGGGGTTGTCGTCGATGCACACGGCTGGAGGGCTGGCGCAGCCACGGGGCGCCGGGAGTGCGGCCAACGCCGCAGCCAAGCAGCGCCAGGCCGCACAAGACGAAAAGGTCGTTCTTAAATTACTCGAACTGGCCGCCCTGGTGGTCCGCTGTGGGGTAGATTTCGACCGCCAATTACTCTCCAGTGGACACATTGTGGGCTTACTCGATACCACCTTACACGTGTCGCACCGGGCCAGTCGAGCCAGTCCCTTACTACAGTCCGCAGCCTCCGACGCCTTGGCACAAATCGTCCTACAAGTGTTTGCCACCACCAGCAGTAGCACCGCAGCTGTTACTGACAACCAAGGCACCAGACAAACGACCGCTCGTCTCGAGATTTGGCAACAGCTCGCCAATTTGCTCAATCCGGCAACGCACGATGAACGTGTGACTGTATCGTCATTGACAGCCGTCAATATCGCTTTGGAAACATGTCGGGACGATTTGATGCCGGATGAAATTATCCTTTTACAGAATCAAGTCTGCAAGTACCTCTTGCAGTGGAGTACTTCGCACGATACGCAAATTTTAAGTCTGACGCTTCGTGTTATCTTTAATCTCTTTCAATCGATTCGGAATCATTTGAAAGTCCCACTCGAAGTCTTTCTTACGTCAGTACATCTGCGCTTGCTGGATACCACGTTGGATGAAGAGCGTGAAATCGCCCTCGAGAGTTTACTCGAATTCTGTCAAGAACCAGCGTTGATGCAGGATTTGTACCTCAATTATGATTGTGACGTTGCCTGCAGTAACTTATACGAATCGCTCGTAACGGCCTTGGGCAAAACCGCCCAACCTGTAGGATACGATGGTAACCACAAACGGCGCGTGGGACAAACTGATGTGATTGCGTTGGATGCGTCTACCAACTCGGAGGCTTCCAGGTCGCGTtttgcaacagcaacaacggcACCTGCGGTAACTCACTTGTCCATTTCTCTCGCTGCGCCGCCTTTGAACTTACTGAATCGCCTCGCCATGGACGGGTTGTTGGCAATTTTGGATTCCATTGTCAGGCGTTGTGACGTTGTACCCCTATCAACCGAAACACAGCAGCTCAGGTCATCATCTCTGGACCGCGTCAATGGCAGTCATGGCAGTCTCCATTCGTTCCGAACACTGAGCTCTGACGATATCATGAGCGAAGACGAGCTTGATTATTCCAACCATCTAACCGAAAGTATGTTGCACGATCGAAAAAAACGCAAACATGCGTTGACACGGGTGGCAACCATGTTTAATCAAGATCCCATGGGAGACAAATGGCGGATGCTGGCTGTCGAACAAGGTGTGTTGGATAGTAATATTAGTGTGCATGGAGTAGCAGAACTCTTGCACACGGCGCCAGGCTTGGACAAATCACAAGTCGGTATATTTTTAAGCAAAGGACCGGACAAGGAGTATCCTTTCCATGCTGAAGTCCGAGCCTCTTTTGCTAGCCTCTACGACTTTGCGGATCTACCTTTTGCCCTGGCCTTGCGTAAattcttgtccaaatttCGGTTGCCCGGCGAAGCTCAGTGCATCGACAGATTTATggaagccttttccaaagaacTCTACCATCAGCAAGGAGCGTCAATTTTTGCCAACGCTGACGCTGTCTACGTCCTCGCTTTCTCGACAATAATGCTGAACACAGATTTACACAACCCGACAATCAAGGAGGACAAACGAATGACATCTGATCAGTTCGTTCGAAATAATCGTGGGATCAATGGTGGTAAGGATTTGCCAGCCGAATTTTTGAAGGATCTATATATTCAAATAAAAGAGAATCAGATTCAAGTACGAAGGGAAGTGGGGGATCTTGTATCAAGGCATGAGCACGAAGATACTAGAGCTGCTTGGGAGAGTATCCTGGCCAAAAGCAAGGAAGTCGCATCGCCTTTCTTTACACCCGCAGGCCGAACCCGGCGCCAAGCCTCGCGCTCTGGACTACACGATAAGGAAATGTTTGAAGTTCTCGCAATTGCAGTCCTGCGTTCCTTCCCTGGTATTTTCGAGCGATCGTGGGACGACGCGATGGTGGTTAAAGCGTTGCGTGGATTGCAACAAACTGCAAAACTAGCAGCTCATTTTGACATGAACTCGGTATTCAATGAAATTCTCGAATTTCTTCTTGCGAAAGGGCGCGATTATGTAACCGAATGCATAACCATGGACTGCATCCATATGGACGGGGACACATCAGTTGTCTCCAATTCCAAGACAGCTGTTTCCAACGAGACtatggacgacgacgaaacaaatGTGCCTGAAACAGAGCAACCAATTCCTGAAGGGTTACTGTGCTCAAGCTCATCACATTCCTATGATGATATTACTGGTGCAGCCGTACATCGTGGTCTGCTGGCGTTTGATAGTGGATTTGTAATGGTCCGAAAGAATGCACGGAGAGTGGTTGGAGCCTGGCCATTGTTTGTCGAGTGCATCTGCGCGCTTCGCGATGCCAAAGCTCTACCAGTGGGTCTCTCTGATCTGGATGACTTTGCAGATAGCAGTGGTAATGTTCTGCCTCTGTCACCGTTCGCAAAGAAGTCAAAACGGAGTTTAGAAAGCTACTATAGGGTAAAAGCCGACCCGGACGTGTCCGAGAACAGGAAGGGATGGTTCCGAGCTTTCTTcaagaagagcagcaaaGCATCTGATGACGACTCGCTTGATGATCACCTAAGCACTGTACCTGACAAATTCGATGCGTCATTGCACGCCAAAGTTCTCATGGCTATAGCCGAAGCGGCCGATATTGAAAAAGTTGTTCAGATGGGGTCGGCTATGCTTCCCAATGCGGAGACAATCATTGCCTCATTGCTACAATTTGTTGAAAAATACCCATTCGACTCGAATCCGATACAAGAACAGCACGCAGTCTTTGGTCTGGAATTGGCCGCCCGCATGCTACTTTCCAACAGGCGTCAAGCCCCATCTTTGTTCATGATGTTTCTAAAAACGTTTGAGAAGGTGTTCGAGCTAGTTTCGGACACGAATGTTCCTTCACCTTTTTTTATTGAGCGTATTGTTGTTACTGTTTTACGCTCAAGCATTCATTTGTATGACTTTGACGAG CTCCGTCCGCATTTGCGCGCTTCACTGCATTTGCTTACGATGACTTTGCCAAGAACCTTTGTGCGGCAAATTGCTGATCGAATGGCTTGTGGTTTAGCAATCATTTTGCGTGCCAGCtaccatttcttcgaaacaCCCAACGATTGGGCCTTTATGGGGGATACGCTTGACATGCTCGCAAACCATAGTGTGTCGAGAgttttcgttttcgacgGAATAGCATCAACCGTAGAGCATGCGATACCAGTTGAGACAGAACGAGCGGCAAAGGGCAGAGAAGAGCGTCCTTCTCTGTCAAAAGAGGCATCTAGTGCTCTGGCAAGGATCTTGACGCGATTTGTGTTAGGATTTTATCAGCGTGACTTGACTTTGCAAGTCCCAGCCATGTTATGTTTGGAAAAAGTATATCGACACAAGGTCGATCTTTTGTTAGACGCAGCTGTCAAAAAGACAAGCGCCGAATGCGGTAGTAAAGATTCAGTCTCCGAGTTTGACCCGCTTGCTTCCGTACCTGACAAGGATCTTTGGCAGAATATTGCTGTTGCCGTCTACTCGGTTTGTCGGTCCGTTGACGTGGACGTGTCTCGGAACGGCGTGGAATGTTTTCAGCGCATAATTCTACGAACAGGCATTGACCAGATAGCGCAGGAAAAATGGGTTGCAGTCTTGTATTTAATAATCAACAAGCAGCCGCCTACGACTGCAGACGTTAGCCGCGGCAACACGTTCTCCTTGCTCGGCCAATTGCTGAATATGGTGTTGCCCTCCCTAAGTTACA
- a CDS encoding predicted protein — protein MAIPTILTVEEPERDLYGRVKEKAAISVANDQCMDLATAMRGSEKSHVILVHARLRGTDKARGRLLHIRKVRLSPVGEPWPAIVDAFSDLCVQCLASERRSKIRKALCEELESDVNQLSHLIPNFKALVDGFLESDDDTEGNGDWNDIRASFRRNEFGFTRIKLLFQRFLRAICHPISSRIVLLLDDVQWADQLSLLLIEALLSEGEPVSGFLLAITSDEPGLFRRAQVNRDLVNATKIRIRNLSKNDWIEMTKQTLKKAKSYIAAEELDILFKKTMGNPFLTVLCVKAIDEGGLLKELEIEADNGVKAGILSVIKGRLSRLAKPAQDALFLGACFGLRFCMDWVAPLVPTYGSTRNASLQPDVMPLNWGSGRLDDSEHLSESELKETLNEAIVNGLVTKRCGIPWYEFTHHSIRDAAYDLFRNSSCEHTLRKVRFSSSSEDDTILWTAVDHLNLGSSQLHEERKLIELARLNGRAAEKSMLKLAFFSAAQYASAGLEKIGRVGGWQTDFAVTWELSTHLCRMYSCLGEHEACKRVANDVVSRSSSIFEKLGAFEAVMESSRVEGNVEEAFNIGFDVLRSLNEPFPNRVSKALLIWEIVKTKRILTRKTLKDLSGLPKMADERACATVRFLKLLSLTFFAMGNYFSYFVASLRIVRLSTKYGVARESPKAFVVFGNILSQTSRHFNEASRYMSVALSLGEKAGKSGRAQSLAVGSWILTPLQGTVSEAVGQALYGYRLAMECGEVVCACTSVLSYCGLYFWSGLPIPPLMKDLPTFLTMLSEYKQTVHEVGLSSLMYFIQTSTAETNPTDLYDDTVWMVRCQNAGAAIQVNTICLYRIIYAYYMQDLSSIRASQLDAHRAVKVQLSRTLQVVVCWLFVGLSDFFLAQSGCGIEFQRSGQKILRMMRRLVVKGDSKCEHMFMFLRAEKYKLVSKQSNEVLKSYDEAISGAGQAGFFNHAALANERAALYCLARGKEKKAAQYFQEAWQGYLNWGAHSKVDQLGGWYSAYIQQSSRK, from the exons ATGGCGATTCCAACGATTCTCACCGTGGAAGAACCAGAACGGGATCTGTACGGCCGCGTGAAGGAAAAAGCCGCAATCTCCGTCGCTAACGATCAGTGCATGGATTTGGCCACAGCAATGCGAGGAAGCGAGAAGTCTCACGTAATTCTCGTACATG CACGTCTTCGAGGAACGGATAAGGCAAGAGGGCGGCTTCTTCATATACGGAAAGTTCGACTCAGTCCCGTCGGCGAGCCCTGGCCAGCCATTGTGGACGCTTTCAGCGATTTGTGTGTACAGTGTCTTGCTTCCGAAAGACGATCGAAAATACGGAAGGCGCTTTGCGAGGAACTAGAATCAGACGTCAATCAACTTTCACATTTAATTCCCAACTTCAAGGCGCTCGTTGACGGCTTTCTTGAATCGGATGACGACACTGAGGGAAATGGAGATTGGAATGACATCCGAGCATCATTCAGGCGAAACGAATTTGGGTTTACCCGCATAAAACTCCTCTTTCAACGATTCCTCAGAGCAATTTGTCACCCCATCTCCTCCCGAATAGTTTTGTTGCTTGACGACGTGCAATGGGCAGACCAATTGAGTTTGCTTCTGATAGAGGCGCTCTTATCCGAAGGCGAGCCTGTAAGCGGGTTTCTGTTAGCTATCACATCTGATGAACCAGGACTTTTTCGACGAGCTCAGGTCAATAGAGATCTCGTAAATGCTACCAAAATTCGTATTCGCAACCTTTCCAAGAATGATTGGATCGAGATGACAAAGCAAACcttgaagaaagcgaaaagctACATTGCAGCCGAAGAATTGGATATTCTCTTCAAAAAGACTATGGGCAACCCTTTCTTGACCGTTCTTTGTGTAAAGGCAATAGACGAGGGAGGCTTGCTTAAGGAATTAGAAATTGAAGCTGACAACGGTGTAAAAGCTGGAATTTTGTCAGTGATTAAGGGCCGCCTGAGCCGATTGGCAAAGCCAGCTCAAGATGCTTTGTTTTTGGGAGCCTGCTTTGGACTGAGGTTTTGCATGGATTGGGTGGCTCCTCTTGTCCCGACATATGGATCAACACGAAACGCTTCTCTGCAACCGGACGTCATGCCTTTAAATTGGGGCTCGGGACGTTTGGACGACTCAGAGCATTTGTCTGAAAGTGAACTCAAGGAGACATTGAACGAAGCTATCGTTAACGGCCTGGTCACTAAACGATGCGGTATCCCTTGGTACGAATTCACTCATCATTCTATCCGCGATGCGGCCTATGACCTTTTCAGGAATAGTTCGT GCGAACACACGCTTCGAAAGGTGAGGTTTTCCTCTAGCTCCGAGGACGATACTATTCTATGGACAGCAGTGGATCATCTGAATCTAGGTTCTTCTCAGCTGCATGAGGAGCGCAAGTTGATTGAACTTGCTCGTCTCAATGGAAGGGCAGCAGAAAAATCAATGCTAAAGTTAGCGTTCTTCTCGGCTGCCCAGTATGCGTCAGctggtttggaaaagatagGACGAGTTGGAGGATGGCAAACAGACTTTGCTGTGACCTGGGAGTTGAGCACGCATTTATGTCGAATGTACAGTTGCCTCGGTGAGCATGAAGCTTGTAAGAGAGTCGCCAACGATGTGGTGTCCCGCAGTTCgtccatttttgaaaagcttggtGCTTTCGAAGCTGTCATGGAGTCTTCTCGAGTTGAAGGGAATGTAGAGGAAGCATTCAACATAGGGTTTGACGTCCTCAGAAGCTTGAATGAACCTTTTCCCAACAGAGTTAGCAAAGCGCTTTTAATTTGGGAAATTGTCAAGACAAAACGTATCTTGACCCGGAAAACATTAAAGGATTTGTCAGGCCTACCAAAAATGGCTGACGAAAGAGCATGTGCTACGGTTCGGTTTCTAAAATTACTATCCCTCACCTTCTTTGCCATGGGAAACTATTTCAGCTACTTTGTGGCATCGTTGAGAATCGTCAGACTGAGCACAAAGTACGGTGTTGCTCGGGAATCTCCAAAAGCATTTGTGGTCTTTGGGAATATTCTATCCCAAACAAGTCGACACTTCAACGAAGCTAGCCGATACATGTCCGTTGCGCTGTCTTTAGGTGAAAAGGCGGGCAAATCTGGAAGAGCGCAATCTCTTGCCGTTGGAAGTTGGATCTTGACGCCTTTGCAAGGCACCGTCTCGGAAGCAGTTGGTCAAGCTCTGTATGGATATCGGCTCGCAATGGAGTGTGGCGAGGTTGTGTGCGCGTGTACCTCAGTTCTTTCTTATTGTGGCCTCTATTTTTGGAGTGGACTTCCTATACCACCCCTAATGAAAGATCTTCCAACTTTCCTGACCATGCTAAGCGAATATAAGCAG ACCGTGCACGAAGTAGGACTCTCCTCACTGATGTATTTCATTCAGACATCAACAGCGGAGACCAATCCGACTGATTTATATGACGATACCGTATGGATGGTCAGATGTCAGAATGCAGGAGCCGCTATTCAAGTCAATACCATTTGTCTATACCGCATAATATATGCTTATTACATGCAAGATCTCAGTTCAATACGAGCTTCTCAACTAGATGCGCACCGAGCTGTAAAGGTACAATTGTCAAGAACTTTGCAAGTTGTCGTGTGCTGGCTTTTTGTGGGGCTCTCCGATTTCTTCTTAGCACAGTCTGGGTGTGGCATTGAGTTTCAACGAAGTGGCCAAAAGATTTTACGCATGATGCGTCGGTTGGTCGTCAAAGGGGACAGCAAATGCGAGCATATGTTCATGTTCCTCAGGGCAGAAAAGTACAAACTTGTATCAAAACAGAGCAATGAAGTTCTAAAATCCTACGACGAGGCCATTTCTGGAGCCGGACAGGCTGGATTTTTCAACCATGCGGCCTTGGCGAACGAGCGCGCCGCACTATACTGTTTAGCGcgtggaaaggaaaagaaagcgGCTCAATATTTCCAAGAAGCCTGGCAAGGGTACCTGAACTGGGGAGCCCATTCTAAAGTTGACCAGCTTGGGGGGTGGTACTCAGCATACATACAACAAAGTTCTAGAAAATAG